The Thioalkalivibrio thiocyanodenitrificans ARhD 1 genome window below encodes:
- a CDS encoding LysR family transcriptional regulator — protein sequence MTSTQLLRRISLRQLQIFDAIVRTGNFTRAAESLFLTQPTVSMQVRKLEEGIGMPLFEHVGKHTHLTDTGRVVYAHAREALEALNNLHMEIADLKGLKTGTLRLAVVTTAKYFAPRALGRFCERHPGVEVALKVTNRERLLERLAENIDDLYVMGHPPDSHDVIFEPYLDNPLVVVASRRHPLAGCRGVTARDLAGCSFVMREPGSGTRMATENYFAEQGIRPRIRMELGSNEAIKQAIDAGLGISILSRHTLGFDGESGRLAILDVEGFPIPWQWYVGHARGKRLSVVARAFLEFLRNEGERIMEPRPDAAA from the coding sequence ATGACCTCCACCCAATTGCTGCGGCGCATCAGCCTGCGTCAGCTCCAGATCTTCGATGCCATCGTGCGCACGGGGAATTTCACCCGGGCCGCGGAATCCCTCTTTCTGACACAACCCACCGTCTCCATGCAGGTCCGCAAGCTTGAGGAAGGCATCGGCATGCCCCTGTTCGAACATGTGGGCAAGCACACGCACCTGACCGATACCGGTCGGGTGGTCTATGCACATGCACGAGAGGCCCTGGAAGCCCTGAATAATCTGCATATGGAGATTGCCGATCTGAAGGGACTCAAGACCGGCACCCTGCGCCTGGCAGTGGTGACCACGGCCAAGTACTTCGCACCGCGCGCACTTGGACGCTTCTGCGAACGCCATCCAGGCGTGGAGGTGGCGCTCAAGGTGACCAACCGCGAGCGCCTGCTGGAGCGGCTCGCCGAGAACATCGACGACCTTTACGTGATGGGCCACCCGCCGGACAGCCACGACGTGATCTTCGAACCCTACCTGGACAATCCGCTGGTGGTGGTGGCGTCCCGCAGGCATCCCCTGGCCGGATGCAGAGGCGTGACCGCCCGGGACCTGGCGGGATGCTCCTTCGTCATGCGCGAACCCGGATCAGGCACCCGCATGGCCACGGAGAATTATTTCGCGGAACAGGGCATCCGTCCGCGGATTCGCATGGAACTGGGGAGCAACGAGGCCATCAAGCAGGCCATCGATGCGGGGCTGGGGATCTCGATTCTTTCCCGCCATACGCTCGGTTTCGACGGAGAATCCGGGCGCCTGGCAATCCTGGACGTGGAAGGGTTTCCCATCCCCTGGCAGTGGTACGTGGGCCACGCCAGAGGCAAGCGATTGTCAGTGGTGGCCCGCGCGTTCCTGGAGTTTCTCAGGAACGAGGGGGAACGCATCATGGAGCCGCGCCCCGACGCCGCGGCGTGA
- a CDS encoding ribulose-bisphosphate carboxylase large subunit — MGTSETITNAKDRYKSGVIPYKKMGYWEPDYKPKDTDVIALFRITPQAGVDPEEAAAAVAGESSTATWTVVWTDRLTACELYRAKAYRVDPVPGTGEGTKIDAQYFAYIAYDLDLFEPGSIANLTASIIGNVFGFKAVKALRLEDMHIPVAYLKTFQGPATGIVVERERLDKFGRPLLGATTKPKLGLSGRNYGRVVYEALKGGLDFVKDDENINSQPFMHWRDRFLYCMEAVNRASAATGEVKGHYLNVTAGTMEEMYERAEFARELGSVIVMIDLVIGYTAIQSMAKWARKNDMILHLHRAGNSTYSRQKNHGMNFRVICKWMRMAGVDHIHAGTVVGKLEGDPLMIRGFYDTLREPHTPVSLEHGLFFDQDWASLNKVMPVASGGIHAGQMHQLLHYLGEDVVLQFGGGTIGHPMGIQAGAIANRVALEAMIQARNEGRDYLKEGPRILEEAAKWCSPLKAALDTWKDITFNYESTDTPDFVPTPTASV, encoded by the coding sequence ATGGGAACGAGTGAAACCATTACCAACGCAAAGGACCGATACAAGTCCGGAGTTATCCCTTATAAGAAAATGGGTTATTGGGAGCCGGACTACAAACCCAAGGACACCGATGTTATTGCGTTGTTCCGCATCACACCACAGGCCGGCGTCGATCCGGAGGAGGCCGCCGCTGCAGTCGCGGGTGAATCGTCCACCGCCACCTGGACCGTGGTCTGGACCGACCGCCTGACGGCCTGCGAGTTGTACCGTGCCAAGGCCTACCGGGTCGATCCGGTGCCCGGAACCGGCGAGGGTACCAAGATCGATGCCCAGTATTTCGCCTACATTGCCTACGACCTCGACCTGTTCGAACCGGGCTCGATCGCCAATCTCACGGCCTCGATCATCGGCAACGTGTTCGGCTTCAAGGCGGTGAAGGCGCTGCGGCTGGAGGACATGCACATCCCGGTCGCGTACCTCAAGACCTTCCAGGGTCCGGCCACGGGCATCGTGGTCGAGCGGGAGCGCCTGGACAAGTTCGGCCGCCCGCTGCTGGGTGCTACCACCAAGCCCAAGCTCGGCCTGTCCGGTCGCAACTACGGGCGTGTGGTCTACGAGGCCCTCAAGGGCGGCCTCGACTTCGTGAAGGACGACGAAAACATCAACTCGCAGCCCTTCATGCACTGGCGCGACCGCTTCCTTTACTGCATGGAAGCCGTCAACCGCGCCTCCGCCGCGACCGGGGAGGTCAAGGGACATTACCTCAATGTGACGGCCGGCACCATGGAAGAGATGTACGAGCGCGCCGAGTTTGCCAGGGAGCTGGGCAGCGTGATCGTCATGATCGACCTGGTAATCGGTTACACCGCCATCCAGTCCATGGCCAAGTGGGCGCGCAAGAACGACATGATTCTGCACCTGCACCGCGCCGGCAACTCCACCTACTCGCGCCAGAAGAACCACGGCATGAACTTCCGCGTGATCTGCAAGTGGATGCGCATGGCGGGTGTGGACCATATCCATGCCGGCACCGTCGTGGGCAAACTCGAGGGCGATCCGCTCATGATCAGGGGTTTTTACGACACGCTGCGCGAGCCGCACACGCCCGTGAGCCTGGAGCACGGACTGTTCTTTGATCAGGACTGGGCTTCGCTCAACAAGGTCATGCCCGTCGCTTCGGGCGGCATCCACGCGGGACAGATGCATCAGCTCCTGCATTACCTGGGCGAGGACGTCGTGCTCCAGTTCGGCGGCGGCACCATCGGCCACCCCATGGGAATCCAGGCCGGTGCGATTGCCAACCGCGTTGCCCTGGAAGCGATGATCCAGGCACGCAACGAGGGGCGCGACTACCTCAAGGAGGGTCCCCGGATTCTGGAGGAGGCAGCCAAGTGGTGCAGCCCGCTCAAGGCGGCGCTCGATACCTGGAAGGACATCACCTTCAATTACGAGTCCACCGATACGCCGGACTTCGTGCCCACGCCCACCGCCAGCGTGTAA